In a single window of the Papaver somniferum cultivar HN1 chromosome 8, ASM357369v1, whole genome shotgun sequence genome:
- the LOC113301642 gene encoding dynamin-related protein 1E-like: MEGLIGLVNRIQRACTVLGDYGGDNALPTLWEALPSVVVVGGQSSGKSSVLESIVGRDFLPRGSGVVTRRPLVLQLHKIDDETEYAEFLHIPNKRFTDFAMVRKEIQDETDRIAGKSNKISSVPIHLSIYSQNVVNLTMIDLPGLTKVAIDGQPQSVVQDIENMVWSYVEKPNSIILAISPANQDIATSDAIKLAKEVDPQGERTFGVLTKLDLMDKGTDAVEVLEGRAYRLKHPWVGVVNRSQADINSNVDMIVARRKEREYFATSADYGHLMHKMGSEYLAKLLSKHLESFIRMRIPSIASLINKSMEELEREMNQLGRPVADAGAQLFTILELCRAFDRVLKEHLDGGRPGGDRIYGVFDNQLPAALKKLPFDQHLSLENVKKVVSQADGYQPHLVAPELGYRRLIEEALSYFRGPAKASADAIHNILKDLVRLSIGETHELRRFPRLQSEIAAASYEALERFREEGRKTTLRLVDMESSYLSVDFFRRLPQDVEKVENPAASAKDRYTEGHYRRIGSNVLSYVRMVSDTLKNNIPKAVVHCQVREAKMCLLNHFYTQLGKKEGNQLAELLNEDPALAERRHQCAKRLELYKSARDEMDSMAWAR; this comes from the coding sequence ATGGAGGGTTTAATCGGTTTAGTAAACAGAATACAAAGAGCTTGTACTGTTCTTGGGGATTACGGTGGTGATAACGCTTTACCAACACTTTGGGAAGCTCTTccttctgttgttgttgttggcggACAAAGTTCTGGAAAATCGTCAGTTCTCGAGAGCATTGTTGGACGTGATTTTCTACCAAGAGGATCTGGGGTTGTTACGCGAAGGCCATTAGTTTTGCAGCTACACAAAATCGACGATGAAACCGAGTATGCAGAATTTCTTCATATACCTAACAAGAGGTTCACCGACTTTGCCATGGTGCGAAAAGAAATCCAAGACGAAACTGATAGAATTGCAGGGAAATCTAATAAGATATCATCTGTTCCTATTCATCTTAGTATTTACTCCCAGAATGTTGTGAATTTGACCATGATAGATCTACCTGGTCTCACTAAGGTTGCCATAGATGGACAACCACAATCCGTTGTCCAAGATATTGAAAACATGGTTTGGTCATACGTAGAGAAGCCGAACAGTATCATACTAGCAATATCTCCAGCAAATCAGGATATAGCAACATCTGATGCTATCAAGCTCGCTAAAGAAGTTGATCCACAAGGTGAGAGAACGTTCGGTGTGTTGACCAAGCTGGATTTAATGGACAAGGGAACAGATGCAGTCGAAGTTCTCGAAGGACGAGCGTATCGGCTGAAGCATCCTTGGGTTGGAGTTGTGAACCGTTCTCAAGCTGATATTAATAGTAATGTTGATATGATTGTTGCACGACGTAAAGAGCGTGAATATTTTGCAACTAGTGCTGATTATGGACATCTAATGCATAAGATGGGTTCAGAATATCTTGCGAAACTACTCTCAAAGCACTTGGAGTCTTTTATCAGAATGCGGATACCAAGTATTGCATCATTGATTAACAAATCTATGGAGGAACTTGAACGGGAGATGAACCAGCTTGGTAGGCCTGTTGCTGATGCAGGTGCGCAGTTGTTCACCATCTTAGAACTTTGCCGTGCGTTTGACCGTGTCTTGAAAGAGCATCTGGATGGAGGGAGACCTGGTGGAGATCGGATATACGGAGTATTCGACAATCAGCTTCCTGCTGCACTGAAGAAGCTTCCGTTCGATCAGCATCTCTCCTTGGAAAATGTGAAGAAAGTTGTTTCGCAGGCAGATGGTTATCAACCCCATCTGGTTGCTCCTGAGCTAGGTTACAGGCGTCTCATTGAAGAGGCTCTCAGTTATTTTAGAGGGCCAGCTAAAGCATCTGCAGATGCTATACATAACATACTAAAGGACCTTGTCAGACTTTCAATTGGAGAAACGCATGAGTTGAGGCGTTTCCCAAGACTTCAATCTGAAATAGCTGCCGCATCATATGAAGCCTTGGAAAGGTTCCGCGAGGAGGGTAGGAAGACAACCTTGCGACTGGTGGATATGGAGTCTTCCTATCTGTCTGTGGATTTCTTTAGGAGACTTCCTCAAGACGTGGAGAAGGTGGAGAACCCAGCTGCGTCCGCTAAGGATAGGTACACAGAGGGTCACTATAGGAGGATAGGATCAAATGTCCTCTCATACGTGAGAATGGTGTCTGATACTCTAAAGAACAATATCCCAAAAGCAGTTGTTCATTGTCAAGTAAGGGAGGCGAAGATGTGTTTACTTAATCACTTCTATACACAATTGGGCAAAAAAGAGGGTAACCAGCTAGCAGAACTGCTGAATGAAGACCCTGCTTTGGCGGAAAGGAGGCACCAGTGTGCCAAGAGGCTTGAACTATATAAGTCGGCAAGGGACGAGATGGATTCCATGGCATGGGCACGATGA